Proteins encoded together in one Penaeus vannamei isolate JL-2024 chromosome 9, ASM4276789v1, whole genome shotgun sequence window:
- the Polr3F gene encoding DNA-directed RNA polymerase III subunit RPC6 — translation MAAPDLAAEVEQRVLQLCGEFKQGITYQIIQNDMPTLKLQHIVEIINKLLATSRIDMLKKDDDVLVFKLRDPGSLHRVKGAEPEEQVVYKIIEESGTQGIWAREIRAKSNLHLNTVDKVLRKLESKKLIKSFNSVSAPKKKTYLLYNLEPDRSLTGGAWYSDQHFDSEFVDILNQQCWRFLEQRAVRARQVAGGPIAVRNASYVASKEVLKHISDLGITKVQLSIEDIETILETLVFDGKVERSVASEGAEGVKLYRAVTGLLPTPTLMCIPCGVCPLIKECDDVGNVTPIKCRYMKEWLDLEW, via the exons ATGGCAGCTCCAGATCTAGCAGCTGAAGTAGAGCAAAG AGTTCTGCAGTTGTGTGGGGAATTCAAGCAAGGGATCACATACCAAATCATCCAGAATGACATGCCCACTCTTAAACTGCAGCATATTGTTGAAATCATCAACAAGCTTTTGGCTAca AGTCGAATTGACATGttgaagaaagatgatgatgtccTCGTTTTCAAATTACGTGACCCAGGCAGTCTACACCGGGTGAAGGGGGCTGAGCCAGAGGAACAG GTTGTGTACAAGATCATTGAGGAGAGTGGAACCCAGGGCATCTGGGCACGTGAAATCCGTGCAAAAAGCAACCTGCATTTGAACACTGTCGATAAAGTATTAAGAAAACTAGAGAGCAAGAAGTTGATCAAGAGCTTCAATTCAGTTTCG GCTCCCAAAAAGAAGACATATCTTCTGTATAACTTGGAACCTGATCGCTCACTCACTGGTGGGGCTTGGTATTCTGATCAGCACTTTGATTCAGAGTTTGTGGATATTCTAAACCAGCAGTGTTGGag GTTTCTTGAGCAAAGAGCAGTTCGTGCAAGGCAAGTTGCTGGTGGACCCATAGCTGTACGCAATGCATCGTATGTGGCTTCTAAAGAAGTTTTAAAGCATATATCTGACCTAGGAATCACAAAA GTGCAACTGAGCATTGAGGACATTGAGACTATCTTAGAAACCCTTGTCTTTGATGGGAAAGTGGAGCGTTCAGTGGCAAGTGAGGGAGCTGAAGGTGTAAAGCTGTACCGTGCTGTAACTGGGCTCCTGCCAACCCCAACACTCATGTGCATTCCCTGTGGAGTTTGCCCG